In the Topomyia yanbarensis strain Yona2022 chromosome 3, ASM3024719v1, whole genome shotgun sequence genome, one interval contains:
- the LOC131687596 gene encoding ral guanine nucleotide dissociation stimulator-like 1 has product MFCPSNETLQNLTEKTKLLAQKCSQQIRVASSGAGGGGGGGSDSSEPTDLQPLQQPAVKNRTESVPSQHSIVSSGRELGSKSLRCLCPCKGTLSKIIAKKVGVAVGREPQRRTSTTRWYVKQPTWRLWGEEREEDAIYTVYLKKVRYHRPTPSASSQDSDDEISHLEWETVRVRFVKAATLSRLVDALTTDDGELESTFVNVFLTTYRTFAQPEKVLELLLNRYEKLHSEPTALLPSEALNDQHKKTLVSVLHVWLDGFPEDWDTENLQRLLAFTSKRLPNSEIHVKALHRYTNRLDKYSRIPPPLPWSSDYHDLTDQFGGLCLQPAFRGPPSHLLNSYRFPNIPVKHFAEQLTRMDMELFKRLIPHQCLGAIWSNRDKHECGSVLATVTQFNAVSFRVISSVLIEPRLKPQERALLISTWIDIAQELRLLKNFSSLKAIISGLQSNAVYRLSKTWAVLPREKLELYTELARIFSEDNNAWAQREVLMREGTAKFADTVGENDRHLQKVFQKQNTLISHGTIPYLGTFLTDLTMIHAAIPDTLQDGLINFDKRRKEFEVLAQIKLLQGAANTYHLPEDALFDRWFASLLVLDEREAHTLSCQLEPMPEMTKRPSHQGHKKSDSIASNSSSGAGSQFYCDINSASNQSYSSRNNSLDRDVTPPNASILSAASSVSSLSMESTTSSSQKSNHLNGSAIRTPQSNRERNTTVNSVSKGHNNGLDAPIINGQLKDDSPLKKSSPDFYIIKVTYETEHVELDGIVLYKSIMLGNNERTPQVIRNAMLKLGLEGDPDKYTLAQVLPDKELLLPNNANVYYAVNTAYNLNFILRPKKDADSGR; this is encoded by the exons CAGCAGCCGGCTGTCAAGAACCGAACCGAGAGCGTACCGTCCCAGCATAGTATCGTAAGTTCTGGCCGTGAGCTGGGCTCAAAATCGCTGAGATGTCTTTGTCCGTGCAAAGGAACGCTGAGTAAGATCATTGCCAAGAAGGTCGGCGTGGCGGTCGGGCGGGAACCCCAGCGAAGGACGTCCACCACCCGGTGGTACGTAAAG CAGCCCACCTGGCGACTATGGGGCGAGGAGCGCGAGGAGGACGCCATCTATACCGTCTACTTGAAGAAGGTCCGCTACCACCGGCCGACACCGAGTGCCAGCAGC CAAGACTCTGACGATGAAATATCGCACCTGGAATGGGAAACCGTGCGAGTTCGGTTCGTAAAGGCAGCCACCCTTTCGCGACTAGTGGACGCCCTGACGACGGATGACGGAGAATTGGAGAGTACCTTTGTGAATGTGTTCCTTACCACGTACCGAACATTTGCCCAGCCGGAGAAAGTTCTGGAATTGCTGCTGAACCGGTACGAGAAGTTACATTCGGAACCAACGGCACTATTGCCCTCGGAAGCGCTGAACGATCAGCACAAGAAAACTCTAG TCTCTGTTCTGCACGTTTGGCTGGATGGATTCCCCGAAGACTGGGACACGGAAAACTTGCAAAGGCTTCTGGCGTTCACATCgaagcggttgccaaattcAGAAATACACGTAAAAGCTTTACATAG ATATACAAATAGGCTAGACAAGTACAGTAGAATACCCCCGCCATTGCCATGGTCCAGCGATTATCATGACCTGACCGACCAGTTTGGTGGGCTCTGTTTACAACCTGCCTTCCGGGGGCCACCTTCGCATCTGCTGAACTCGTACCGATTCCCCAACATCCCCGTAAAGCACTTTGCCGAACAGCTGACCCGAATGGATATGGAACTGTTCAAGCGGTTGATACCGCACCAGTGTCTAGGTGCGATCTGGTCCAACAGGGACAAGCACGAGTGCGGATCGGTACTCGCCACCGTTACCCAGTTCAATGCGGTATCCTTCCGGGTGATATCCAGTGTGCTAATCGAACCGCGGCTGAAACCGCAG GAACGAGCCCTTCTCATATCCACTTGGATTGACATTGCACAGGAGCTTCGACTGTTGAAAAACTTCTCCTCCTTGAAGGCGATCATCTCAGGGCTGCAGTCAAACGCCGTCTATCGACTGTCGAAAACCTGGGCCGTGTTGCCTCGAGAAAAACTTGAACTCTACACCGAATTGGCTCGTATATTTTCCGAGGACAATAATGCCTGGGCCCAGCGGGAAGTGCTGATGCGGGAAGGTACTGCCAAGTTTGCCGATACGGTAGGCGAGAACGACCGGCATCTGCAGAAGGTATTTCAGAAGCAGAACACGTTAATTAGCCATGGAACCATCCCTTATCTGGGGACATTCCTGACTGACCTGACGATGATTCATGCTGCCATCCCCGATACGCTACAGGATGGGTTGATCAATTTTGACAAGCGACGGAAGGAGTTCGAGGTGCTAGCTCAGATTAAACTGCTACAAGGTGCTGCCAATACATATCATCTGCCAGAGGATGCTCTGTTCGATCGGTGGTTTGCCTCGCTGCTGGTCCTAGACGAACGGGAAGCGCATACATTGAGCTGTCAGTTGGAACCGATGCCGGAGATGACCAAACGTCCCAGCCACCAGGGACACAAAAAGAGCGATTCGATCGCATCCAACAGCAGTAGTGGGGCTGGTTCTCAATTCTACTGTGATATCAATAGTGCGTCCAATCAGAG CTACAGCTCCCGTAACAATTCGCTAGATCGGGACGTCACACCGCCGAACGCTTCGATACTGTCGGCGGCCAGTAGCGTATCGTCTCTCTCGATGGAATCGACTACTTCGAGTAGTCAGAAATCGAATCACCTTAACGGTAGCGCTATCCGAACGCCTCAATCAAACCGAGAACGAAACACTACGGTAAACTCGGTCTCCAAGGGGCACAACAACGGATTGGATGCCCCCATCATCAACGGGCAGCTGAAGGACGATTCGCCACTGAAGAAGAGCTCACCGGATTTTTACATTATTAAAGTTACCTACGAAACGGAACATGTCGAGCTGGACGGAATTGTGCTTTATAAAAGCATTATGCTGGGGAACAACGAGCGAACACCGCAGGTCATCCGAAATGCGATGCTAAAGCTCGGGCTGGAGGGCGATCCGGATAAGTATACGCTGGCGCAGGTGCTGCCCGACAAGGAACTGCTGCTGCCAAACAACGCCAACGTGTATTACGCGGTCAACACGGCTTACAATCTAAACTTTATCCTGAGGCCAAAAAAGGACGCGGATAGTGGACGATAG